A stretch of Nonomuraea africana DNA encodes these proteins:
- a CDS encoding bifunctional phosphatase PAP2/diacylglycerol kinase family protein, whose product MRLRSRLHRLDKHLFAAVAQARLPGFERVLPPLSRAADNALLWAGIAGGFALSGRRRLRRAATRGLLAVSLASPLVNLAGKQAFARKRPASDTLPLARLLRTPLSASFPSGHSASAAAFATAVALEAPVVVAAPVALLASAVCFSRVYTGVHYPGDVLAGVAIGVATGLLTRRVWPEAGEAGRARASATAPSFDLDPLGDGLAVAVNPEAGDAARVLREAFPRAEFVPMDSVDKAEGKALAVAGGDGTVNRGAQAALEHGRPLLVVPAGTLNHFATELGIEDADEAVAAYRGGDLVAVDVGEVAGGVFVNNASLGIYPDLVDLREARQKRVGKWPALLWALGEVLGRDAAPFDVVVDGVPYRAWLLFVGNCRYGSRGAAPGRRLRLEDGVLDIRLMTAARTLPRLRAFGSVVGGRLGLSRHYRQWQADTVRVETPSGEVRLARDGETLTVRGPLVFTKRPRSLHVFR is encoded by the coding sequence ATGCGACTCCGATCACGCCTCCACCGGCTCGACAAGCACCTGTTCGCCGCCGTCGCGCAGGCCAGGCTGCCCGGCTTCGAGCGCGTCCTGCCGCCGCTGTCGCGAGCCGCCGACAACGCGCTGCTCTGGGCGGGCATCGCGGGCGGGTTCGCGCTCAGCGGCAGGCGGCGGCTGCGCAGGGCGGCCACCAGGGGCCTGCTCGCCGTCAGCCTCGCCAGCCCCCTGGTCAACCTCGCGGGCAAGCAGGCCTTCGCCCGCAAGCGCCCCGCCTCCGACACGCTGCCGCTCGCCAGGCTGCTCAGGACGCCGCTGTCGGCCTCCTTCCCCTCGGGCCACTCCGCCTCCGCGGCGGCCTTCGCCACCGCCGTGGCGCTGGAGGCCCCCGTCGTGGTCGCCGCGCCCGTCGCGCTGCTCGCGTCCGCGGTCTGCTTCTCCCGCGTCTACACCGGCGTCCACTACCCGGGCGACGTGCTGGCGGGCGTCGCCATCGGCGTGGCCACCGGCCTGCTCACCCGCCGCGTCTGGCCCGAGGCCGGCGAGGCGGGCCGGGCGCGCGCCTCGGCCACGGCGCCCTCCTTCGACCTCGACCCCCTGGGCGACGGCCTCGCCGTCGCGGTCAACCCGGAGGCGGGCGACGCGGCGCGCGTCCTGCGCGAGGCCTTCCCCCGCGCCGAGTTCGTCCCCATGGACTCGGTCGACAAGGCCGAGGGCAAGGCGCTCGCCGTCGCGGGCGGCGACGGCACCGTCAACAGGGGCGCCCAGGCGGCCCTGGAGCACGGCCGCCCCCTGCTGGTCGTCCCGGCGGGCACGCTCAACCACTTCGCCACCGAACTCGGCATCGAGGACGCGGACGAGGCCGTCGCCGCCTATCGCGGAGGCGACCTGGTCGCGGTCGACGTGGGCGAGGTCGCGGGCGGGGTCTTCGTCAACAACGCCAGCCTCGGCATCTACCCCGACCTGGTCGACCTGCGCGAGGCCAGGCAGAAGCGCGTCGGCAAGTGGCCCGCGCTGCTGTGGGCGCTGGGCGAGGTGCTGGGCCGCGACGCGGCGCCCTTCGACGTGGTCGTGGACGGCGTGCCGTACCGGGCGTGGCTGCTGTTCGTGGGCAACTGCAGGTACGGCTCGCGCGGCGCCGCCCCGGGGCGGCGCCTCCGGCTGGAGGACGGGGTGCTGGACATCAGGCTGATGACCGCCGCCCGTACGCTGCCCAGGCTGCGCGCCTTCGGCAGTGTGGTGGGCGGACGGCTCGGCCTGTCGCGCCACTACCGCCAATGGCAGGCCGACACAGTGCGGGTCGAGACGCCTTCGGGCGAGGTGCGGCTGGCCCGCGACGGCGAAACCCTCACCGTCCGTGGCCCCCTGGTCTTCACCAAACGCCCCCGCTCCTTGCACGTCTTCAGATGA
- a CDS encoding ABC-F family ATP-binding cassette domain-containing protein yields MSYSVVIDHVSFGWPDGTQVLDDLDAAFPAGRTGLIGVNGSGKSTLLKIVAGELAAASGTVSVAGRVGYLPQNLPLRADLTVSDLLGISSTRAALHAIESGDVREEHFTNVGDDWDVEERALAQLSALGLDGIGLDRAVATLSGGEAVMAGLTAQFLNRPDVLLLDEPTNNLDLPARRRLYAAVEAWQGVLLVVSHDRALLDLVDQIAELREGTVRLYGGTLSDYERVLAAEQEAAERMVRAAEADVRRQHRELMDARTKLDRRVRYGAKMYATKREPKIIMQARKREAQVSAGKHRIMHTEKLEEARERLTGAEQAVRDDAEIRISLPETEVHAGRMVLSFDLTGPAGTDRLEVRGPERIALLGPNGSGKTTLLKAIVAAGVEVPVGYLPQRLDLLDESLSVVGNVRAHAPSASENQVRARLARFLFRGARAEQPVGTLSGGERFRATLAALLSAEPPPQLLLLDEPTNNLDLSSVRQLSQALAAYRGALIVASHDLPFLEGLGITRWLRLDPDSGLTEP; encoded by the coding sequence GTGTCATATTCCGTGGTGATCGACCATGTCTCGTTCGGCTGGCCCGACGGGACCCAGGTGCTCGACGACCTCGACGCCGCCTTCCCCGCCGGCCGTACCGGCCTGATCGGAGTCAACGGCTCCGGCAAGTCCACCCTGCTCAAGATCGTGGCAGGGGAGCTCGCCGCCGCCTCGGGCACGGTCAGCGTGGCGGGGCGGGTGGGGTATCTGCCGCAGAACCTGCCTCTGCGCGCCGACCTCACCGTCTCCGACCTGCTCGGCATCAGCTCGACCAGGGCGGCGCTGCACGCCATCGAGTCGGGTGACGTCCGGGAGGAGCACTTCACGAACGTCGGCGACGACTGGGACGTGGAGGAGCGGGCCCTCGCGCAGCTGTCCGCGCTCGGGCTCGACGGCATCGGCCTGGACCGCGCGGTCGCGACCCTGTCCGGCGGCGAGGCCGTCATGGCGGGCCTGACCGCGCAGTTCCTGAACAGGCCCGACGTGCTGCTGCTCGACGAGCCCACCAACAACCTCGACCTGCCGGCGAGGCGGCGCCTGTACGCGGCCGTCGAGGCGTGGCAGGGGGTGCTGCTGGTGGTCAGCCACGACAGGGCGCTGCTCGACCTGGTCGACCAGATCGCCGAACTGCGCGAGGGGACGGTCCGCCTGTACGGCGGCACGCTGTCCGACTACGAGCGCGTGCTCGCGGCCGAGCAGGAGGCCGCCGAGCGCATGGTCAGGGCGGCGGAGGCGGACGTGCGCCGCCAGCACCGCGAGCTCATGGACGCCCGTACCAAGCTGGATCGCAGGGTTCGCTACGGCGCCAAGATGTACGCCACCAAGCGCGAGCCGAAGATCATCATGCAGGCGCGCAAGCGCGAGGCGCAGGTGTCCGCGGGCAAGCACCGCATCATGCACACCGAGAAACTGGAGGAGGCGCGTGAGCGGCTGACCGGGGCCGAGCAGGCCGTACGGGACGACGCGGAGATCCGCATCTCGCTACCCGAGACCGAGGTCCACGCCGGGCGGATGGTCCTGTCGTTCGACCTGACCGGCCCTGCCGGAACGGACCGCCTCGAGGTGCGCGGACCCGAGCGGATCGCGCTGCTCGGGCCCAACGGCTCGGGCAAGACCACGCTGCTCAAGGCGATCGTCGCGGCGGGCGTGGAGGTGCCGGTCGGCTACCTGCCGCAGCGGCTCGACCTGCTGGACGAGTCGCTCAGCGTGGTCGGCAACGTGCGGGCGCACGCCCCCTCCGCCTCGGAGAACCAGGTGCGCGCCCGCCTCGCGCGCTTCCTGTTCAGAGGCGCGCGGGCCGAGCAGCCGGTCGGCACGCTGTCGGGCGGAGAGCGGTTCAGGGCGACGCTGGCGGCGCTGCTCTCGGCCGAGCCGCCGCCCCAGCTGCTCCTGCTGGACGAGCCGACGAACAACCTCGACCTGTCGAGCGTCAGGCAACTCTCGCAGGCGCTGGCCGCCTACCGGGGCGCGCTGATCGTGGCCAGCCACGACCTGCCGTTCCTCGAGGGGCTCGGGATCACCCGATGGCTCCGGCTGGACCCGGACAGCGGTCTGACCGAACCGTAA
- a CDS encoding AMP-dependent synthetase/ligase has product MSSIPSLLRDRIKATPDAEAYRHPAGSGWASLTWADVGERVRPLALGLAELGASAESRVSILCSTRLEWVLTDLAVLSTGAATTTIYPSNTAAECAYVINDSGSTLVVAENDDQVAKLASVRKELPDVRHVLVVDGTASDDGWVIPLDQVSGEGDYDAMIDSIKADDLATLIYTSGTTGRPKGVELSHDNWLYAAEAVRKIDLIGPDDLHFLWLPLSHSFGKLLQVVMIDIGVPTAIDGRLDKIADNLSELRPTFMAAAPRIFEKIHNTVAATVRREGGAKLRIFDWAKATGIRVSKARQRGAAIPLTTRLEYALADRLVFGKLRARFGGRIRYFISGSAPLSQDIAEFFDGAGLTILEGYGLTESSAGSFLNRPESVKFGTVGPPLPGTEVRIAEDGEILVGGRGIMRGYHGLPDETAATLDDGWLRTGDIGELDEAGRLRITDRKKELIKTSGGKYVAPTYIEGRIKAACPYLSHVFVHGDRRNFCTALVTLDMDVVKPWAAAEGLPDDPEKLREHPRMREEVAKAVKQVNESLASYETIKEFAILAKDFTVETGELTPSLKVKRKVVEQHFSDTLDAFYKDTNLM; this is encoded by the coding sequence ATGTCCAGCATTCCCTCTCTGCTGCGCGACCGGATCAAGGCCACCCCCGACGCCGAGGCCTATCGCCACCCGGCGGGATCCGGCTGGGCCTCGCTGACGTGGGCCGACGTGGGCGAGCGGGTCCGGCCGCTGGCCCTCGGCCTGGCCGAGCTGGGCGCGAGCGCCGAGTCGCGCGTGTCCATCCTCTGCTCCACCCGCCTCGAGTGGGTGCTCACCGACCTGGCGGTGCTCTCGACGGGCGCGGCGACCACGACGATCTATCCGTCCAACACCGCGGCCGAGTGCGCGTACGTGATCAACGACTCGGGCAGCACGCTGGTGGTCGCCGAGAACGACGACCAGGTCGCCAAGCTGGCCTCGGTCCGCAAGGAGCTGCCCGACGTCCGCCACGTCCTGGTCGTGGACGGCACCGCGAGCGACGACGGCTGGGTCATCCCGCTCGACCAGGTCAGCGGCGAGGGCGACTACGACGCCATGATCGACTCGATCAAGGCGGACGACCTGGCGACGCTCATCTACACCTCGGGCACCACCGGCCGGCCCAAGGGCGTCGAGCTGAGCCACGACAACTGGCTGTACGCCGCCGAGGCGGTCCGCAAGATCGACCTCATCGGCCCCGACGACCTGCACTTCCTGTGGCTGCCGCTGTCGCACTCCTTCGGCAAGCTGCTCCAGGTCGTGATGATCGACATCGGCGTGCCGACCGCGATCGACGGCCGCCTCGACAAGATCGCCGACAACCTGAGCGAGCTGCGGCCCACGTTCATGGCCGCCGCGCCGCGCATCTTCGAGAAGATCCACAACACGGTGGCGGCGACCGTACGCCGCGAGGGCGGCGCGAAGCTGCGCATCTTCGACTGGGCCAAGGCGACGGGCATCAGGGTCAGCAAGGCCCGCCAGCGCGGGGCGGCGATCCCGCTGACCACCCGGCTCGAGTACGCCCTCGCCGACCGGCTGGTCTTCGGCAAGCTGCGGGCCCGCTTCGGCGGGCGCATCCGCTACTTCATCTCCGGCTCGGCTCCCCTGTCGCAGGACATCGCCGAGTTCTTCGACGGCGCGGGACTGACCATTCTCGAGGGGTACGGCCTGACCGAGTCGTCGGCCGGCAGCTTCCTCAACCGGCCCGAGAGCGTGAAGTTCGGCACGGTCGGCCCCCCGCTTCCCGGCACCGAGGTGCGCATCGCCGAGGACGGCGAGATCCTCGTCGGCGGCCGCGGCATCATGCGCGGCTACCACGGCCTGCCCGACGAGACGGCCGCGACGCTCGACGACGGCTGGCTGCGCACCGGCGACATCGGCGAACTCGACGAGGCGGGACGGCTGCGCATCACCGACCGCAAGAAGGAACTGATCAAGACCTCGGGCGGCAAGTACGTCGCGCCCACCTACATCGAGGGGCGCATCAAGGCGGCCTGCCCTTATCTGTCGCACGTCTTCGTGCATGGGGACCGGCGCAACTTCTGCACCGCGCTGGTGACGCTCGACATGGACGTCGTCAAGCCGTGGGCGGCGGCCGAGGGGCTGCCGGACGACCCGGAGAAGCTGCGCGAGCATCCGCGGATGAGGGAGGAGGTGGCCAAGGCCGTCAAGCAGGTCAACGAGTCGCTGGCCAGCTACGAGACGATCAAGGAGTTCGCGATCCTGGCGAAGGACTTCACCGTGGAGACGGGGGAGCTGACGCCGAGCCTGAAGGTGAAGCGGAAGGTCGTCGAGCAGCACTTCAGCGACACGCTGGACGCTTTCTACAAGGACACCAACCTGATGTGA
- a CDS encoding acyl-CoA thioesterase, translating into MSHTRPVQVHFDDLDAMGLLHNAHYSVLVERAITAFWTEQGWDFDPARSRFKDVFFAVREFTITYHVPIMGAGEPLVHFWIERMGTTSGVYGFRVLSPDGETVHAEGRRVNVNIDPSTLRPTPFSPEIREAAQVLAA; encoded by the coding sequence TTGTCCCACACCCGCCCCGTCCAGGTGCACTTCGACGACCTCGACGCCATGGGCCTGCTGCACAACGCCCACTACTCCGTCCTCGTCGAGCGCGCCATCACGGCCTTCTGGACCGAGCAGGGCTGGGACTTCGACCCCGCCCGCTCCCGCTTCAAGGACGTCTTCTTCGCCGTCCGCGAGTTCACGATCACCTACCACGTGCCGATCATGGGCGCGGGCGAGCCGCTGGTGCACTTCTGGATCGAGCGGATGGGCACCACCAGCGGCGTGTACGGCTTCCGCGTGCTGTCGCCCGACGGCGAGACCGTCCACGCCGAGGGCCGCAGGGTCAACGTCAACATCGACCCCTCGACGTTGCGGCCCACGCCCTTCAGCCCGGAGATCCGCGAGGCGGCACAGGTTCTCGCCGCATGA
- a CDS encoding TetR/AcrR family transcriptional regulator, with amino-acid sequence MADGRRVRGQRSREAILGSAVALASVDGLGGLSLGRLAEAAGVSKSGFFAHWRDKEQLQLDAVEWAARQWVEHVITPAAAAPKGVRRVFALHEARLAFYRDGVLPGGCFFFVAQVEFDDKPGPVKDRVAEAMNDWLDYLEHTVREAVDRGELRADPAQLAYEIEALGEAAVTHSRLRDGPTAFAHARRAVLDRLRALSPAPELLPED; translated from the coding sequence ATGGCAGACGGGCGCAGAGTGCGCGGGCAGCGCAGCCGCGAGGCGATTCTGGGCAGCGCGGTGGCGCTGGCCTCGGTCGACGGCCTGGGCGGCCTCAGCCTGGGCAGGCTCGCCGAGGCGGCGGGCGTCAGCAAGTCGGGCTTCTTCGCGCACTGGCGCGACAAGGAACAGCTCCAGCTCGACGCCGTCGAGTGGGCGGCGCGGCAGTGGGTGGAGCACGTCATCACTCCGGCCGCCGCCGCTCCCAAGGGCGTGCGCAGGGTCTTCGCCCTGCACGAGGCCAGGCTCGCCTTCTACAGGGACGGCGTCCTGCCGGGCGGCTGCTTCTTCTTCGTCGCCCAGGTCGAGTTCGACGACAAGCCAGGCCCGGTCAAGGACCGGGTCGCGGAGGCGATGAACGACTGGCTCGACTACCTGGAGCACACCGTCAGGGAGGCCGTCGACAGGGGCGAGCTACGCGCCGATCCGGCCCAGCTGGCCTACGAGATCGAGGCGCTCGGCGAGGCCGCCGTCACGCACTCCCGTCTGCGCGACGGCCCCACGGCCTTCGCCCACGCCCGCCGCGCGGTCCTCGACCGGCTGCGGGCGCTCTCACCGGCACCCGAACTCCTTCCGGAGGACTGA
- a CDS encoding flavin monoamine oxidase family protein, with amino-acid sequence MPRTAALRALQRIAADHHAARRLGMPVEEVRGLGRRELLRRAALAGLGVTAFAATPAAALADVGADVGAEAPRPPLRPARIAVVGAGIAGLTAALTLRDAGAEPVVYESNTRVGGRMYTQRSLWLNGQTSEIGGELIDVEHKKMLELCRRFNLQTVNFAGSGPNGAEEVLHVNGHYYPRSQADADFKEMYQDLHADLMAAGEVKWNNATPEGIALDNMSIREWIDSRVPGGYASDLGKFLDVAYNVEYGAETTDQSSLALILLLGYQPNPGHFNVWGLSDERYHIVGGNDQLPQAIAASLPADSVRTGWRLLAVRANADGTQTLTFDGGRTVTADHTILTVPLPILQGLDLSRAGFDARMTNLLRDARMGYVTKLNMQFSTRPWLGTGPWDGVSAGDCFTDQPWQQCWDTTKAQAGTTGVLIQYGGGANARALNPATAFPTHTDPYVRTLAASVLDGIDTVFPGTKAQWNGRAQLSAWHKNPHALGAYSYWPVGYLHRYAGYEGVPQGNVHIAGEHTSYDFQGFMNGGATEGERAANEVIAKLR; translated from the coding sequence ATGCCTCGCACCGCCGCTCTGCGCGCCCTTCAGCGCATCGCCGCCGATCATCACGCCGCCCGCCGTCTGGGCATGCCGGTCGAGGAGGTGCGCGGGCTCGGCCGCCGGGAGCTGCTCAGGCGCGCCGCCCTGGCCGGTCTCGGCGTGACCGCCTTCGCCGCCACCCCCGCCGCCGCCCTGGCCGACGTCGGGGCCGACGTCGGGGCCGAGGCGCCCAGGCCGCCGCTCAGGCCGGCCAGGATCGCCGTCGTCGGCGCGGGCATCGCGGGCCTGACCGCCGCGCTCACCCTGCGCGACGCGGGGGCCGAGCCCGTCGTCTACGAGTCGAACACCCGCGTCGGCGGCCGGATGTACACCCAGCGCTCGCTCTGGCTGAACGGCCAGACCTCCGAGATCGGCGGCGAGCTCATCGACGTCGAGCACAAGAAGATGCTGGAGCTGTGCCGCCGCTTCAACCTCCAGACGGTCAACTTCGCCGGGTCGGGGCCCAACGGCGCCGAAGAGGTCCTGCACGTCAACGGCCACTACTACCCGCGCTCGCAGGCCGACGCCGACTTCAAGGAGATGTACCAGGACCTCCACGCCGACCTCATGGCCGCGGGCGAGGTCAAATGGAACAACGCCACGCCCGAGGGCATCGCGCTGGACAACATGTCCATCCGCGAGTGGATCGACTCGCGGGTGCCCGGCGGCTACGCCTCCGACCTGGGCAAATTCCTCGACGTCGCCTATAACGTGGAGTACGGGGCCGAGACCACCGACCAGTCGTCACTCGCGCTGATCCTGCTGCTCGGCTACCAGCCCAACCCCGGGCACTTCAACGTCTGGGGCCTGTCGGACGAGCGCTACCACATCGTCGGCGGCAACGACCAGCTCCCGCAGGCCATCGCCGCCTCGCTGCCCGCGGACAGCGTGCGGACGGGATGGCGGCTGCTTGCCGTACGGGCCAACGCGGACGGCACCCAGACGCTCACCTTCGACGGCGGCAGGACGGTCACCGCCGACCACACGATCCTCACCGTGCCGCTGCCGATCCTGCAGGGCCTCGACCTGTCGAGGGCGGGCTTCGACGCCAGGATGACCAACCTGCTGCGCGACGCCCGCATGGGTTACGTGACCAAGCTCAACATGCAGTTCTCCACCCGCCCGTGGCTCGGCACGGGTCCGTGGGACGGGGTGTCGGCCGGCGACTGCTTCACCGACCAGCCGTGGCAGCAGTGCTGGGACACCACCAAGGCGCAGGCGGGCACCACCGGCGTCCTCATCCAGTACGGCGGCGGCGCCAACGCCCGCGCGCTCAACCCCGCCACCGCCTTCCCGACCCACACCGACCCCTACGTCCGCACCCTCGCCGCCTCGGTGCTCGACGGCATCGACACCGTCTTCCCCGGCACCAAGGCCCAGTGGAACGGCAGGGCCCAGCTGTCGGCCTGGCACAAGAACCCGCACGCGCTCGGCGCCTACTCCTACTGGCCCGTCGGCTACCTGCACAGGTACGCCGGGTACGAGGGCGTGCCCCAGGGCAACGTGCACATCGCCGGCGAGCACACCTCCTACGACTTCCAGGGCTTCATGAACGGCGGGGCCACCGAGGGGGAGCGCGCGGCCAACGAGGTGATCGCGAAACTGCGGTGA
- a CDS encoding TetR/AcrR family transcriptional regulator, producing the protein MRSENEAGGQKPRSFIEQARRAQIMASAIEVIAEVGFAKASLALIAKHAGISKGVISYHFSGKDELMEQVVDHVYSGIADFVLARMEGENTATGLLRTHILTVAEHMRDHRVQLMALGEIFHNLRLPDGSPRYGVAANEELYESLERIYRFGQSTGEFREFDPRVMAITHSSAVDNMFAYWAVHPEHDLDAHARELVEIFTRAVR; encoded by the coding sequence ATGCGGTCAGAAAATGAGGCGGGCGGTCAGAAACCGCGCTCCTTCATCGAACAGGCGCGCCGCGCCCAGATCATGGCTTCGGCCATCGAGGTCATCGCCGAGGTCGGCTTCGCCAAGGCCTCCCTCGCCCTCATCGCCAAGCACGCGGGCATCAGCAAGGGCGTCATCTCCTACCACTTCTCCGGAAAGGACGAGCTCATGGAGCAGGTCGTCGACCACGTCTACTCGGGCATCGCCGACTTCGTCCTGGCCAGGATGGAGGGCGAGAACACGGCCACGGGGCTGCTGCGCACGCACATCCTCACCGTCGCCGAGCACATGCGCGACCACCGCGTCCAGCTCATGGCGCTGGGGGAGATCTTCCACAACCTCCGGCTGCCCGACGGCTCACCCCGCTACGGCGTCGCCGCCAACGAGGAGCTGTACGAGTCGCTGGAGCGCATCTACCGCTTCGGCCAGAGCACCGGCGAGTTCAGGGAGTTCGACCCGCGCGTCATGGCGATCACCCACTCCTCGGCGGTGGACAACATGTTCGCCTACTGGGCGGTCCACCCCGAGCACGACCTGGACGCGCACGCCAGAGAGCTCGTCGAGATCTTCACCAGGGCGGTCCGATGA
- a CDS encoding RNA-guided endonuclease InsQ/TnpB family protein: protein MKLRYNYRLYPDAPQRESLARTFGCVRAVWNDALARRKAAWKTNRSRIGGVELQKICITAAKRTPQREWLGEVSPVPLQQSLRDLDVAYKNFFESVNGKRRGPRMGLPVFKSRHDHRQSARFNTNAFKLRDHGTLYLAKIGEVEVRWSRELPAAPSSVTIIKDAGGRYFASFVIELDDDAHQLPQVDTDTGIDLGLTHYAVTSAGEKIANPRWLRRRERKLKKLQRALSRKQKGSANRTKARIKLARQHGRVADARRDFLHQTSTTIIRENQAVAVEGLAVRGLARGMLAKSVNDASWGAFLRLLEGKAARYGRAFIRIDRWYPSSRLCPCCGWQVGKLPLDVREWDCPSCGEHHDHDIAAALNILAEGIRLRSPNDVAAGLADTRNDCEGQVRPGTAIPTLAPPETSTAQAA from the coding sequence GTGAAGCTGCGCTACAACTACCGGTTGTACCCGGACGCGCCCCAGCGGGAGTCGCTGGCCCGGACGTTCGGGTGTGTCCGCGCGGTGTGGAACGACGCGCTCGCGCGGCGGAAAGCGGCGTGGAAGACCAACCGGTCCCGGATCGGCGGCGTGGAGTTGCAGAAGATCTGCATCACCGCCGCGAAGCGGACCCCTCAGCGGGAGTGGCTCGGGGAAGTCTCCCCGGTGCCGTTGCAGCAGTCGCTACGGGACCTCGACGTGGCGTACAAGAACTTCTTCGAGTCGGTGAACGGCAAGCGCCGGGGTCCGAGGATGGGCCTGCCCGTCTTCAAGTCCCGCCACGACCATCGCCAGTCGGCGCGGTTCAACACCAACGCCTTCAAACTCCGCGATCACGGCACGTTGTATCTCGCGAAGATCGGCGAGGTCGAGGTCCGCTGGTCGCGCGAGTTGCCCGCCGCACCATCCAGCGTCACGATCATCAAGGACGCGGGCGGCCGGTACTTCGCGTCGTTCGTGATCGAACTCGATGACGACGCCCACCAGCTCCCGCAAGTGGACACCGACACCGGGATCGATCTCGGGCTGACCCACTACGCCGTCACCTCCGCCGGCGAGAAGATCGCCAACCCGCGCTGGTTGCGCCGCCGGGAGCGCAAGCTCAAGAAACTCCAGCGCGCCCTGTCGCGCAAGCAGAAGGGGAGCGCCAACCGCACAAAGGCCCGCATCAAGCTCGCGCGCCAGCACGGACGCGTCGCCGACGCCCGCCGAGACTTCCTGCACCAAACCAGCACCACGATCATCCGCGAGAACCAAGCGGTAGCGGTCGAAGGTCTGGCGGTGCGGGGGCTGGCGCGGGGCATGCTCGCCAAGTCCGTGAACGACGCCTCCTGGGGCGCGTTCCTGCGGCTCCTGGAGGGCAAAGCCGCCCGGTACGGGCGCGCGTTCATCCGGATCGACCGCTGGTATCCCTCCTCCCGGCTGTGCCCGTGCTGCGGCTGGCAGGTCGGGAAACTCCCGTTGGACGTCCGCGAATGGGACTGCCCCTCCTGCGGCGAACACCACGACCACGACATCGCCGCCGCGCTCAACATCCTCGCCGAAGGCATCCGCCTTCGGTCCCCGAACGACGTGGCCGCCGGGCTGGCGGACACCCGAAACGACTGTGAAGGGCAGGTAAGACCAGGAACGGCAATCCCGACCCTGGCACCGCCCGAAACCTCCACCGCGCAAGCGGCGTAG
- a CDS encoding acyltransferase family protein has translation MKRLAYVDNLRVVLTVLVVLHHVAVTYGNIPVWYYVEPAQDPSGQLLDLLVMVDQAFFMGFFFLISGFFTPGSHDRKGGAAFLKDRLVRLGIPLLVFVVLLRPLVTFGIYREMDLPYWQFYLASWDPGPMWFVEVLLVFAAIYALVRRHGRTPRPVPQGAPGFTAIAGYTLALALVTFLWRLVVPTGLYVPVLGLPTPSHLPQYVSMFVLGVLAFRHGWFDALSKRAGRLGFAAMGAATLVLLPVQFATRGAVSGLAQAAWEAVFAVGMIIGLLVTFRERFDRQGPRGRFLSGQAYTVYIIHPLVLVGLAYAFSGLQAAAIVKFAVVAVLALPLCWGLAALVRALPGAKRIL, from the coding sequence ATGAAGCGCCTGGCCTACGTCGACAACCTGCGCGTGGTCCTGACCGTCCTGGTCGTCCTGCACCACGTCGCCGTCACCTACGGCAACATCCCCGTCTGGTACTACGTGGAGCCCGCCCAGGACCCCTCGGGGCAGCTCCTCGACCTCCTGGTCATGGTCGACCAGGCCTTCTTCATGGGCTTCTTCTTCCTCATCTCCGGCTTCTTCACCCCCGGCTCCCACGACCGCAAGGGCGGGGCCGCCTTCCTCAAGGACCGGCTGGTACGGCTGGGCATCCCGCTGCTCGTCTTCGTCGTGTTACTGAGGCCGCTGGTCACCTTCGGCATCTACAGGGAGATGGACCTGCCGTACTGGCAGTTCTACCTCGCCTCGTGGGACCCGGGCCCGATGTGGTTCGTGGAGGTGCTGCTCGTCTTCGCCGCGATCTACGCGCTCGTCCGCCGCCACGGCAGGACCCCTCGCCCCGTGCCCCAGGGGGCGCCGGGATTCACGGCGATCGCCGGCTACACGCTCGCCCTGGCGCTCGTCACCTTCCTGTGGCGGCTGGTCGTGCCCACCGGCCTGTACGTGCCGGTACTCGGCCTCCCGACGCCCTCGCACCTGCCCCAGTACGTCAGCATGTTCGTGCTCGGCGTGCTCGCCTTCAGGCACGGCTGGTTCGACGCGCTGTCGAAGCGGGCCGGCAGGCTCGGCTTCGCCGCGATGGGCGCGGCCACGCTGGTGCTGCTGCCGGTGCAGTTCGCCACGAGGGGCGCGGTGTCGGGGCTGGCGCAGGCCGCGTGGGAGGCGGTGTTCGCGGTCGGCATGATCATCGGCCTGCTCGTGACGTTCCGCGAGCGCTTCGACCGCCAGGGGCCGCGTGGCAGGTTCCTGTCCGGCCAGGCCTACACCGTCTACATCATCCACCCCCTCGTGCTGGTCGGCCTCGCCTACGCCTTCAGCGGGCTGCAGGCCGCCGCGATCGTCAAGTTCGCCGTCGTCGCCGTCCTGGCGCTGCCGCTGTGCTGGGGACTGGCCGCCCTCGTGCGCGCGCTGCCGGGAGCCAAACGGATCCTTTGA